A stretch of the Aegilops tauschii subsp. strangulata cultivar AL8/78 chromosome 4, Aet v6.0, whole genome shotgun sequence genome encodes the following:
- the LOC109765313 gene encoding uncharacterized protein isoform X2 produces the protein MAPASPEELHCAPAPEKTPPPAPEGELRWLRRCAGAAAEGDLRWLRRCVGAATKGFAIGAGLKGGLALFSLLVRLRSRRSPRSRKAGAMTNDEAALLALKETVRYGMFLGTFAGAFASVDECIAALWGRKRTARWRSLLSGLIAGPSMLLTGPGTQHTSLAIYILMRAAVLASRCGIKSKRFGKICKPLTWSHGDVFLMCLSSAQILSAYILQQDSLPSSYKSFLKTHGGKDQSILQGLKEVVNHTAFSNLEAIEKYYKSVGVDIKLDPDMKVPCSIVHGNQSCAGHFISFLLQAYGRAVPVYIPVYLVPALVVHRQDLMKRPYTIMGKSLLGTARSSLFLSMYCASAWAWTCFLFRTFEKCSTPLVVLGTFPAGLALFIEKKSRRTEISLYCLARAIESFFTCMTDAGLCPPILQIKRADVVVFSMATSIIMHCYAQEREVFRSKYLNVLDWVFGVPLPSEDDSKHHSSTSSDGIKKGIFSIG, from the exons ATGGCCCCCGCCTCGCCGGAGGAGCTCCATTGCGCGCCCGCGCCGGAGAAGACCCCGCCTCCGGCCCCGGagggcgagctccggtggctccGGCGGTGCGCGGGGGCGGCCGCGGAGGGCGACCTCCGGTGGCTACGCCGCTGCGTGGGGGCGGCCACCAAGGGCTTCGCCATCGGCGCCGGGCTCAAGGGCGGCCTCGCgctcttctccctcctcgtccgcctccgcAGCCGCCGCTCCCCCAGATCGAG GAAGGCGGGCGCGATGACCAACGACGAGGCGGCGCTGCTGGCGCTCAAGGAGACGGTCAGGTACGGCATGTTCCTCGGCACCTTCGCCGGCGCCTTCGCCTCCGTCGACGAGTGCATCGCCGCCCTTTGGGGCCGCAAAAG AACAGCAAGGTGGAGGTCATTATTATCTGGGTTAATTGCTGGTCCTTCTATGCTCTTGACGGGGCCAGGCACGCAGCATACCAGTTTGGCAATATACATTCTCATGCGTGCTGCAGTGCTTGCATCCCGTTGTGGAATAAAGAGCAAAAGATTTGGAAAGATTTGCAAACCTTTGACCTGGTCTCATGGTGATGTCTTCCTTATGTGCCTTTCATCTGCACAAATTTT ATCTGCATACATTCTACAGCAGGACAGTTTGCCGTCATCATATAAATCATTTCTGAAGACGCATGGTGGAAAGGATCAGTCTATTCTACAAGGCCTGAAGGAAGTAGTTAACCACACTGCTTTCTCTAACCTAGAGGCTATTGAGAAGTACTACAAATCTGTTGGTGTTGACATAAAGTTGGATCCAGACATGAAAGTGCCCTGCTCA ATTGTGCATGGTAATCAATCATGTGCAGGACATTTTATTTCGTTCTTGTTACAAGCATATGGAAGAGCAGTTCCTGTCTATATTCCAGTCTACCTAGTTCCTGCACTTGTAGTTCATCGGCAGGATCTGATGAAAAG GCCTTACACAATAATGGGGAAGAGTCTTCTAGGAACAGCAAGATCGAGCCTGTTCCTCTCAATGTATTGCGCATCTGCATG GGCTTGGACATGCTTCCTTTTTAGAACCTTCGAGAAGTGCAGTACGCCACTCGTTGTACTTGGCACG TTCCCGGCGGGTCTGGCGCTGTTTATCGAGAAGAAAAGCAGGAGAACCGAGATATCCCTGTACTGCCTTGCCAGAGCCATCGAGAGTTTCTTCACATGCATGACCGATGCCGGGCTCTGCCCTCCAATATTGCAGATCAAGCGAGCTGATGTAGTGGTTTTCAGCATGGCCACCTCGATCATCATGCACTGCTATGCCCAGGAAAGAGAGGTTTTCCGGTCCAAGTACCTGAATGTCCTCGACTGGGTATTCGGTGTGCCACTTCCGTCGGAAGACGACAGCAAACACCATTCTAGTACATCCAGTGATGGAATCAAGAAAGGAATATTCTCCATTGGATGA
- the LOC109765313 gene encoding uncharacterized protein isoform X3, with protein sequence MLLTGPGTQHTSLAIYILMRAAVLASRCGIKSKRFGKICKPLTWSHGDVFLMCLSSAQILSAYILQQDSLPSSYKSFLKTHGGKDQSILQGLKEVVNHTAFSNLEAIEKYYKSVGVDIKLDPDMKVPCSIVHGNQSCAGHFISFLLQAYGRAVPVYIPVYLVPALVVHRQDLMKRPYTIMGKSLLGTARSSLFLSMYCASAWAWTCFLFRTFEKCSTPLVVLGTFPAGLALFIEKKSRRTEISLYCLARAIESFFTCMTDAGLCPPILQIKRADVVVFSMATSIIMHCYAQEREVFRSKYLNVLDWVFGVPLPSEDDSKHHSSTSSDGIKKGIFSIG encoded by the exons ATGCTCTTGACGGGGCCAGGCACGCAGCATACCAGTTTGGCAATATACATTCTCATGCGTGCTGCAGTGCTTGCATCCCGTTGTGGAATAAAGAGCAAAAGATTTGGAAAGATTTGCAAACCTTTGACCTGGTCTCATGGTGATGTCTTCCTTATGTGCCTTTCATCTGCACAAATTTT ATCTGCATACATTCTACAGCAGGACAGTTTGCCGTCATCATATAAATCATTTCTGAAGACGCATGGTGGAAAGGATCAGTCTATTCTACAAGGCCTGAAGGAAGTAGTTAACCACACTGCTTTCTCTAACCTAGAGGCTATTGAGAAGTACTACAAATCTGTTGGTGTTGACATAAAGTTGGATCCAGACATGAAAGTGCCCTGCTCA ATTGTGCATGGTAATCAATCATGTGCAGGACATTTTATTTCGTTCTTGTTACAAGCATATGGAAGAGCAGTTCCTGTCTATATTCCAGTCTACCTAGTTCCTGCACTTGTAGTTCATCGGCAGGATCTGATGAAAAG GCCTTACACAATAATGGGGAAGAGTCTTCTAGGAACAGCAAGATCGAGCCTGTTCCTCTCAATGTATTGCGCATCTGCATG GGCTTGGACATGCTTCCTTTTTAGAACCTTCGAGAAGTGCAGTACGCCACTCGTTGTACTTGGCACG TTCCCGGCGGGTCTGGCGCTGTTTATCGAGAAGAAAAGCAGGAGAACCGAGATATCCCTGTACTGCCTTGCCAGAGCCATCGAGAGTTTCTTCACATGCATGACCGATGCCGGGCTCTGCCCTCCAATATTGCAGATCAAGCGAGCTGATGTAGTGGTTTTCAGCATGGCCACCTCGATCATCATGCACTGCTATGCCCAGGAAAGAGAGGTTTTCCGGTCCAAGTACCTGAATGTCCTCGACTGGGTATTCGGTGTGCCACTTCCGTCGGAAGACGACAGCAAACACCATTCTAGTACATCCAGTGATGGAATCAAGAAAGGAATATTCTCCATTGGATGA
- the LOC109765313 gene encoding uncharacterized protein isoform X1, with amino-acid sequence MAPASPEELHCAPAPEKTPPPAPEGELRWLRRCAGAAAEGDLRWLRRCVGAATKGFAIGAGLKGGLALFSLLVRLRSRRSPRSRKAGAMTNDEAALLALKETVRYGMFLGTFAGAFASVDECIAALWGRKSFAELRVKTVCEQTLEGQLEEQCLFCYCLLIFSRRCALTWIRTARWRSLLSGLIAGPSMLLTGPGTQHTSLAIYILMRAAVLASRCGIKSKRFGKICKPLTWSHGDVFLMCLSSAQILSAYILQQDSLPSSYKSFLKTHGGKDQSILQGLKEVVNHTAFSNLEAIEKYYKSVGVDIKLDPDMKVPCSIVHGNQSCAGHFISFLLQAYGRAVPVYIPVYLVPALVVHRQDLMKRPYTIMGKSLLGTARSSLFLSMYCASAWAWTCFLFRTFEKCSTPLVVLGTFPAGLALFIEKKSRRTEISLYCLARAIESFFTCMTDAGLCPPILQIKRADVVVFSMATSIIMHCYAQEREVFRSKYLNVLDWVFGVPLPSEDDSKHHSSTSSDGIKKGIFSIG; translated from the exons ATGGCCCCCGCCTCGCCGGAGGAGCTCCATTGCGCGCCCGCGCCGGAGAAGACCCCGCCTCCGGCCCCGGagggcgagctccggtggctccGGCGGTGCGCGGGGGCGGCCGCGGAGGGCGACCTCCGGTGGCTACGCCGCTGCGTGGGGGCGGCCACCAAGGGCTTCGCCATCGGCGCCGGGCTCAAGGGCGGCCTCGCgctcttctccctcctcgtccgcctccgcAGCCGCCGCTCCCCCAGATCGAG GAAGGCGGGCGCGATGACCAACGACGAGGCGGCGCTGCTGGCGCTCAAGGAGACGGTCAGGTACGGCATGTTCCTCGGCACCTTCGCCGGCGCCTTCGCCTCCGTCGACGAGTGCATCGCCGCCCTTTGGGGCCGCAAAAG CTTTGCGGAGTTGCGTGTAAAGACAGTGTGTGAGCAAACTCTTGAAGGACAATTGGAAGAGCAGTGTCTGTTTTGTTACTGCCTGCTCATATTTTCAAGGAGATGTGCTTTGACGTGGATTAG AACAGCAAGGTGGAGGTCATTATTATCTGGGTTAATTGCTGGTCCTTCTATGCTCTTGACGGGGCCAGGCACGCAGCATACCAGTTTGGCAATATACATTCTCATGCGTGCTGCAGTGCTTGCATCCCGTTGTGGAATAAAGAGCAAAAGATTTGGAAAGATTTGCAAACCTTTGACCTGGTCTCATGGTGATGTCTTCCTTATGTGCCTTTCATCTGCACAAATTTT ATCTGCATACATTCTACAGCAGGACAGTTTGCCGTCATCATATAAATCATTTCTGAAGACGCATGGTGGAAAGGATCAGTCTATTCTACAAGGCCTGAAGGAAGTAGTTAACCACACTGCTTTCTCTAACCTAGAGGCTATTGAGAAGTACTACAAATCTGTTGGTGTTGACATAAAGTTGGATCCAGACATGAAAGTGCCCTGCTCA ATTGTGCATGGTAATCAATCATGTGCAGGACATTTTATTTCGTTCTTGTTACAAGCATATGGAAGAGCAGTTCCTGTCTATATTCCAGTCTACCTAGTTCCTGCACTTGTAGTTCATCGGCAGGATCTGATGAAAAG GCCTTACACAATAATGGGGAAGAGTCTTCTAGGAACAGCAAGATCGAGCCTGTTCCTCTCAATGTATTGCGCATCTGCATG GGCTTGGACATGCTTCCTTTTTAGAACCTTCGAGAAGTGCAGTACGCCACTCGTTGTACTTGGCACG TTCCCGGCGGGTCTGGCGCTGTTTATCGAGAAGAAAAGCAGGAGAACCGAGATATCCCTGTACTGCCTTGCCAGAGCCATCGAGAGTTTCTTCACATGCATGACCGATGCCGGGCTCTGCCCTCCAATATTGCAGATCAAGCGAGCTGATGTAGTGGTTTTCAGCATGGCCACCTCGATCATCATGCACTGCTATGCCCAGGAAAGAGAGGTTTTCCGGTCCAAGTACCTGAATGTCCTCGACTGGGTATTCGGTGTGCCACTTCCGTCGGAAGACGACAGCAAACACCATTCTAGTACATCCAGTGATGGAATCAAGAAAGGAATATTCTCCATTGGATGA